A single genomic interval of Acidimicrobiia bacterium harbors:
- a CDS encoding prenyltransferase, with product MSAAQVAQTVDAIASVQLPDGNIPWTPGAHTDPWNLVEAAMALDVGGRHADARRAFEWLRRKQRPDGAWHAYYMGDEIEDYALDTNVTCYIANGVWHHYLATGDTAFLEMFFPMVERAIDFALDHQHATGEIEWDADPERVEGKGALLTGSSSIWSSLRCAIASASRLGRERPDWELSLGSLAIAIVHRPEMFLDKNRWAMDWYYPLLCGALRGHAAHARIASRWETFVAEGRGVRCVSDQPWITAAETCEAAIALDAIGLHERALDLFTWIQFLRADDGGYWTGANFEHGFDAGWELFPVEQPTWNSAAVVLAANALGGRGPTSGLLRGEGLPGGLTADELIEAGTEIELERSARRRDER from the coding sequence ATGAGCGCGGCGCAGGTCGCGCAGACGGTCGACGCGATCGCGTCGGTGCAGCTCCCCGACGGCAACATCCCGTGGACGCCGGGCGCGCACACCGATCCGTGGAACCTCGTCGAGGCCGCGATGGCGCTCGACGTCGGCGGGCGCCACGCCGACGCGCGTCGCGCGTTCGAGTGGCTGCGGCGCAAGCAGCGTCCCGACGGCGCGTGGCACGCGTATTACATGGGCGACGAGATCGAGGACTACGCGCTCGACACGAACGTCACCTGCTACATCGCCAACGGCGTGTGGCACCACTACCTCGCGACCGGCGACACCGCGTTTCTGGAGATGTTCTTCCCGATGGTCGAGCGCGCGATCGACTTCGCGCTCGACCACCAGCACGCGACCGGCGAGATCGAGTGGGACGCCGACCCCGAGCGCGTCGAGGGCAAGGGCGCGCTGCTGACCGGTTCGTCGAGCATCTGGTCGAGCCTGCGCTGCGCGATCGCGAGCGCAAGCCGCCTCGGACGCGAACGACCCGACTGGGAGCTGTCGCTCGGCTCGCTCGCGATCGCGATCGTGCACCGGCCCGAGATGTTCCTCGACAAGAACCGCTGGGCGATGGACTGGTACTACCCGCTGCTCTGCGGCGCGCTGCGCGGCCACGCCGCCCACGCGCGCATCGCGAGCCGGTGGGAGACGTTCGTCGCCGAGGGGCGCGGCGTGCGGTGCGTGTCCGATCAACCGTGGATCACCGCGGCCGAGACGTGCGAGGCCGCGATCGCGCTCGACGCGATCGGTCTGCACGAGCGCGCGCTCGACCTGTTCACGTGGATCCAGTTCCTGCGCGCCGACGACGGCGGCTACTGGACCGGTGCGAACTTCGAGCACGGCTTCGACGCCGGTTGGGAGCTGTTCCCGGTCGAGCAGCCGACGTGGAACTCCGCCGCGGTCGTGCTCGCGGCGAACGCGCTCGGCGGGCGCGGTCCGACGAGCGGACTGCTGCGCGGCGAGGGTCTTCCCGGCGGCCTCACGGCCGACGAGCTCATCGAGGCGGGCACCGAGATCGAGCTCGAGCGCAGCGCGCGTCGTCGCGACGAGCGCTGA
- a CDS encoding alpha/beta family hydrolase, giving the protein MTELETEFQAGKRGADRAVLLAHGAGADMHAVALTAFADALVAAKIPVLRFDFPYRSAGKKAPDRPAVLDAATRDAARELSRRTKLPAERLVLGGRSMGGRYASLAVGAADDPLPALGLLLLGYPLHPAGKPDQLRVEHFPRIRVPVLFVSGTRDSLGEQRAIKQHARKIKGPVAFHWIESADHGFRPLKASGLTQATALVDASAAAVAWVAALPKR; this is encoded by the coding sequence GTGACGGAGCTCGAGACCGAGTTCCAGGCGGGAAAACGGGGCGCGGACCGCGCGGTGCTGCTTGCGCACGGCGCCGGCGCCGACATGCACGCGGTCGCGCTGACGGCGTTCGCCGACGCGCTCGTCGCCGCGAAGATTCCCGTCCTGCGGTTCGACTTCCCGTACCGCAGCGCGGGCAAGAAGGCGCCCGACCGGCCCGCAGTGCTCGACGCCGCGACCCGTGACGCGGCGCGTGAGCTGAGCCGACGCACGAAGCTCCCGGCGGAACGGCTGGTGCTCGGCGGCCGGTCGATGGGCGGTCGCTACGCGTCGCTCGCGGTCGGCGCAGCCGACGACCCGCTGCCCGCGCTCGGCCTCCTGCTGCTCGGCTACCCGCTCCATCCCGCCGGCAAGCCCGACCAGCTGCGCGTCGAGCATTTCCCGCGCATCCGCGTGCCGGTCCTCTTCGTGAGCGGTACGCGCGACTCGCTCGGAGAACAACGCGCGATCAAACAACACGCGCGCAAGATCAAGGGACCGGTCGCGTTCCACTGGATCGAGAGCGCCGATCACGGGTTCCGGCCGCTCAAGGCGAGCGGACTGACGCAAGCGACCGCGCTGGTCGATGCGAGCGCCGCCGCCGTCGCCTGGGTGGCAGCGCTTCCCAAGCGCTGA
- a CDS encoding S9 family peptidase, which produces MTELRPITAAMLARSHGVGEPRWSPAGAALAWLDSWNGRTDIVVAPADGSEAPRVITADFAVTPAGAYGGGGYCWVTDDLLAVAGANGHLAIVDANGGVVRVVSDRGAAFAPAASPDGTRVAFSLETDAACDIAVVPVDGEQWPRKLSQRADYAWDADWSADGRTLAWHEWDLDEMSWDASRIAMKAVDGEGAPAIVAGGHDEGVGQPRFSPDGAHLAFVSDRGDVARIWVARATGREPRLLHDEPHEHAGPAWGPGQRTYAWAPDGTAIAYCRNEQGFGRLVVKTTDDRSEPKELGKAWHSGIGWNAHRGIVAVRAGARTPSTVVVVDPQTGERRAVARGPVGGFEAAGLVEPEAVEWKSGRATVRGLLYRPERSALAPRQPPPLYVHIHGGPTSQVEAGWNPRIAYWVSRGWVVLAPNYRGSTGYGREYAQGLREEWGVVDVADTAAGIRHAIKEAWCDPHRVAVVGGSAGGMTVLLLCALHGDVVRAGVSLFGVTDLFELARTTHRFESRYLDALIGKLPATADRYRDRSPITHAHEITVPVLVLQGDEDKAVPKAQADAMVDAMRRAGAPVEYHVYAGEGHGFRKLENVIDEIDRTEAFLTKWVLAR; this is translated from the coding sequence ATGACCGAGCTTCGACCGATCACGGCGGCGATGCTGGCCCGGTCGCACGGGGTGGGGGAGCCGAGGTGGTCGCCGGCGGGCGCCGCGCTCGCATGGCTCGACTCGTGGAACGGCCGCACCGACATCGTGGTCGCGCCGGCCGACGGTTCCGAGGCGCCGCGCGTGATCACCGCCGACTTCGCGGTCACGCCGGCCGGCGCGTACGGCGGGGGTGGCTACTGCTGGGTCACCGACGACCTGCTCGCGGTCGCCGGCGCGAACGGGCACCTCGCGATCGTCGACGCGAACGGCGGTGTCGTGCGCGTCGTCAGCGACCGCGGCGCCGCGTTCGCGCCCGCAGCATCACCCGACGGAACGCGCGTCGCGTTCAGCTTGGAGACCGACGCCGCGTGCGACATCGCGGTCGTGCCCGTGGACGGCGAGCAGTGGCCGCGCAAGCTCTCGCAGCGTGCCGACTACGCGTGGGACGCGGACTGGAGCGCCGACGGCCGCACGCTCGCGTGGCACGAGTGGGATCTCGACGAGATGTCGTGGGACGCGTCGCGCATCGCGATGAAAGCGGTCGACGGCGAAGGCGCGCCCGCGATCGTCGCGGGCGGACACGACGAAGGTGTCGGGCAACCGCGCTTCTCGCCCGACGGCGCGCACCTCGCGTTCGTCAGCGATCGCGGTGACGTCGCGCGCATCTGGGTGGCGCGCGCGACCGGCCGCGAGCCGCGGCTCCTGCACGACGAGCCGCACGAGCACGCGGGCCCCGCGTGGGGTCCCGGTCAGCGCACCTACGCGTGGGCGCCCGACGGCACGGCGATCGCGTACTGCCGCAACGAGCAGGGCTTCGGCCGCCTCGTGGTCAAGACGACCGACGACCGCAGCGAGCCCAAGGAGCTCGGCAAGGCGTGGCACTCGGGCATCGGGTGGAACGCGCACCGCGGCATCGTCGCGGTGCGCGCCGGCGCGAGAACGCCGTCGACGGTCGTCGTCGTCGACCCGCAGACCGGAGAGCGACGGGCCGTCGCGCGCGGTCCGGTCGGTGGCTTCGAGGCCGCAGGACTCGTCGAGCCCGAGGCCGTCGAATGGAAGTCGGGGCGCGCCACCGTGCGCGGGCTGCTGTACCGACCGGAACGCAGCGCGCTCGCGCCGAGGCAACCGCCGCCGCTCTACGTCCACATCCACGGCGGCCCGACGAGTCAGGTCGAAGCCGGGTGGAACCCGCGGATCGCGTACTGGGTGTCGCGCGGTTGGGTCGTGCTCGCGCCGAACTACCGCGGGTCGACGGGCTACGGCCGCGAGTACGCGCAAGGGCTCCGCGAAGAGTGGGGTGTCGTCGACGTCGCCGATACCGCGGCCGGCATCCGTCACGCGATCAAGGAAGCGTGGTGCGACCCGCACCGCGTCGCGGTGGTCGGCGGCAGCGCGGGCGGCATGACCGTGCTGCTCCTCTGCGCGCTGCACGGCGACGTCGTGCGCGCCGGCGTGAGTCTGTTCGGTGTGACCGACCTGTTCGAGCTCGCGCGGACGACGCACCGCTTCGAGTCGCGCTATCTCGACGCGCTCATCGGCAAGCTGCCCGCGACCGCCGATCGGTATCGCGATCGTTCGCCGATCACGCACGCGCACGAGATCACCGTGCCGGTGCTCGTGCTGCAGGGCGACGAGGACAAGGCGGTGCCCAAGGCACAGGCCGACGCGATGGTGGACGCGATGCGGCGCGCCGGCGCGCCGGTCGAATACCACGTGTACGCGGGTGAGGGTCACGGCTTCCGCAAGCTCGAGAACGTGATCGACGAGATCGACCGTACCGAGGCGTTCCTCACGAAGTGGGTGCTCGCTCGGTGA
- a CDS encoding DUF1800 domain-containing protein, with the protein MASEQERKAHVVRRLGIGGNPDVVAGITDIPGFVESQLAKRGYVTVPSALTAIPASMKSNGRQWEPPWVWWLHQMATNTRLLEERLTWFWHDHFACGGAGMPGIYLLMRQQQTIRKNAMGNFGTLLRAIARDPAMMSFLDEEWNTFRHVNENYARELLELHTVGVGSYTQTDVVAAATANTGWRINNSTKALRGVGPYASYFDANTHARGSQTFLGKAVTDMDDVLTVLLAAPQTAHHIANKMWRYFVGINAGADKADALAATFRNSGYDIMTLVRAIVTDPAFVSDAAIRTRIRTPLEKLVTVMQALKQPDVTRLGGIGNYAQWLTDMDYRPFFPPNPAGYPKKRQLLVTSASLMDTLHLVKMTASGMSGTATQVLNRLGLYDVDPATTSAVTGQLSSQGRMAMAVGSPEFQLV; encoded by the coding sequence TTGGCGAGCGAACAAGAGCGGAAGGCGCACGTCGTGCGCCGCCTCGGCATCGGCGGGAACCCCGATGTCGTGGCCGGGATCACCGACATCCCGGGCTTCGTCGAATCGCAATTGGCGAAGCGGGGCTACGTCACGGTCCCGTCGGCGCTGACCGCGATCCCGGCGAGCATGAAGTCGAACGGTCGCCAGTGGGAGCCGCCGTGGGTGTGGTGGCTCCACCAGATGGCCACGAACACACGACTGCTCGAGGAGCGGCTCACGTGGTTCTGGCACGACCACTTCGCGTGCGGCGGCGCGGGCATGCCCGGCATCTATCTGCTCATGCGGCAGCAGCAGACGATCCGCAAGAACGCGATGGGCAACTTCGGCACACTGCTGCGTGCGATCGCTCGCGATCCCGCGATGATGTCGTTCCTCGACGAGGAATGGAACACGTTCCGGCACGTCAACGAGAACTACGCGCGAGAGCTGCTCGAGCTGCACACGGTCGGCGTGGGCAGTTACACGCAGACCGACGTCGTCGCCGCCGCGACCGCGAACACGGGTTGGCGCATCAACAACAGCACGAAGGCGCTGCGCGGTGTCGGTCCGTACGCGTCGTACTTCGACGCGAACACGCACGCGCGCGGCTCGCAGACCTTCCTCGGCAAGGCCGTCACCGACATGGACGACGTGCTCACGGTGCTGCTCGCGGCGCCGCAGACCGCGCACCACATCGCGAACAAGATGTGGCGGTACTTCGTCGGCATCAACGCCGGCGCCGACAAGGCCGACGCGCTCGCGGCGACGTTTCGCAACAGCGGCTACGACATCATGACGCTCGTCCGCGCGATCGTGACCGACCCGGCGTTCGTCTCGGACGCCGCGATCCGTACGCGCATCCGCACGCCGCTCGAGAAGCTCGTCACGGTCATGCAGGCGCTCAAGCAGCCCGACGTGACGCGCCTCGGCGGGATCGGCAACTACGCGCAGTGGTTGACCGACATGGACTACCGGCCCTTCTTCCCGCCGAACCCGGCCGGCTACCCGAAGAAGCGGCAGCTGCTCGTGACGAGCGCCTCGCTCATGGACACGCTGCACCTCGTGAAGATGACGGCGTCGGGGATGTCCGGCACCGCGACGCAAGTGCTGAACCGACTGGGTCTGTACGACGTCGATCCCGCGACGACGAGCGCCGTCACCGGTCAGCTCTCGTCGCAAGGCCGCATGGCGATGGCCGTCGGCAGCCCCGAGTTCCAGCTGGTCTGA
- a CDS encoding class I SAM-dependent methyltransferase produces MLTVDFDRLGLQRGERLLDLGCGGGRHAFEAMRRGARVTALDAAAAELKDVAAVTGAMIESAEIGPESYAGVVCGDALDVPFPDATFDRIIVSEVLEHIWDDERAIAELVRVLRPGGRLAVTVPTRWPERVSWALNYRYHDTPGGHVRIFRQRDLEQKLERSGLYLRGSHHAHALHSPYWWLKCIYGLDNTDAAPVRKYHDFLCHIIEHNPRGAIKLERALNPVLGKSLVVYTEKVSPSMAKFGKRSLA; encoded by the coding sequence ATGCTGACCGTCGACTTCGACCGGCTCGGGCTGCAACGCGGCGAACGACTGCTCGACCTCGGATGCGGCGGTGGCCGTCACGCGTTCGAGGCGATGCGGCGAGGCGCACGGGTCACCGCGCTCGACGCCGCGGCCGCCGAGCTCAAGGACGTCGCCGCGGTCACCGGGGCGATGATCGAGAGCGCGGAGATCGGTCCCGAGTCGTACGCGGGTGTCGTGTGCGGCGACGCGCTCGACGTGCCGTTCCCCGACGCGACGTTCGATCGCATCATCGTCTCCGAAGTCCTCGAGCACATCTGGGACGACGAGCGCGCGATCGCCGAGCTCGTGCGCGTGCTGCGACCGGGCGGGCGGCTCGCGGTCACCGTGCCGACGCGCTGGCCCGAGCGCGTGAGCTGGGCGCTGAACTACCGCTACCACGACACGCCCGGCGGTCACGTGCGCATCTTCCGCCAGCGCGACCTCGAGCAGAAGCTCGAGCGCTCGGGCCTGTACCTGCGCGGCTCGCACCACGCGCACGCGCTGCACTCGCCCTACTGGTGGCTCAAGTGCATCTACGGCCTCGACAACACCGACGCCGCACCCGTGCGCAAGTACCACGACTTCCTCTGCCACATCATCGAGCACAACCCGCGCGGCGCGATCAAGCTCGAGCGCGCGCTCAACCCGGTGCTCGGCAAGAGCCTCGTCGTCTACACCGAGAAGGTGTCGCCCTCGATGGCGAAGTTCGGGAAGCGCAGCCTTGCCTAG
- a CDS encoding glycosyltransferase family 4 protein, whose translation MPTSPRPLPRPGDPLRVAYLVYRGNPHCGGQGVYSRHLTKELSDLGHTVEVFAGQPWPVLEPPVKLNEVASLDLYRKENPFRTPWPHEVRTLIDLQEFLLMCTAGFPEPYTFSLRARKMLQRRRHDFDLVHDNQCLGTGLLGMLDDGWPLVHTLHHPITVDRDLDLAAATNFHRRLTLRRWYGFLNMQMRVARSLPRHLTVSENSKKDIVKQMGVAEERLHIVPVGVDQTRFRPMPHVARVPGRLMTTASADVPLKGLTYLIDALAKIRTERPDAHLVVIGSPRHKSKIPAQIEQLGLTNSVQFVSGVSDERIVELYGEAEIAVVPSLYEGFSLPAIEAMACGTAVVATTGGALPEVVGEHGVSGMLVPTADPSALANQIVDVLEHPELRERIGEGGRRRVLDRFTWRKTAEGTQEHYWLELEAHARRRHDAEVADARPTTIRPDDDRAC comes from the coding sequence ATGCCGACTTCCCCCCGTCCCCTGCCGCGCCCGGGGGACCCGCTCCGCGTCGCCTATCTCGTGTACCGCGGCAACCCGCACTGTGGCGGCCAGGGCGTCTACAGCCGGCACCTGACGAAGGAGCTGAGCGACCTCGGCCACACCGTCGAAGTGTTCGCGGGTCAGCCGTGGCCGGTGCTCGAGCCGCCCGTGAAGCTCAACGAGGTCGCCAGCCTCGACCTCTACCGCAAGGAGAACCCGTTCCGCACCCCGTGGCCGCACGAGGTGCGCACGCTGATCGACCTGCAGGAGTTCCTGCTCATGTGCACGGCCGGGTTCCCCGAGCCGTACACGTTCAGCCTGCGGGCGCGGAAGATGCTGCAGCGCCGGCGCCACGACTTCGACCTCGTGCACGACAACCAGTGCCTCGGCACCGGGCTGCTCGGCATGCTCGACGACGGCTGGCCGCTCGTGCACACGCTGCACCACCCGATCACCGTCGACCGCGACCTCGACCTCGCGGCCGCGACCAACTTCCATCGCCGGCTCACGCTGCGTCGCTGGTACGGGTTCCTCAACATGCAGATGCGCGTCGCGCGCAGCCTGCCGCGCCACCTCACGGTGTCGGAGAACTCGAAGAAGGACATCGTCAAGCAGATGGGCGTCGCCGAGGAGCGATTGCACATCGTGCCGGTCGGAGTCGACCAGACCCGCTTCCGTCCGATGCCGCACGTCGCGCGCGTGCCCGGTCGACTCATGACGACCGCGAGCGCCGACGTACCGCTCAAGGGGCTGACGTACCTCATCGACGCGCTCGCGAAGATCCGCACCGAGCGCCCCGACGCGCACCTCGTCGTCATCGGCAGCCCGCGCCACAAGAGCAAGATCCCCGCGCAGATCGAGCAGCTCGGCCTGACCAACTCGGTGCAGTTCGTGAGCGGCGTCTCCGACGAGCGCATCGTCGAGCTGTACGGCGAGGCCGAGATCGCGGTCGTGCCGTCGCTGTACGAAGGCTTCTCGCTCCCCGCGATCGAGGCGATGGCGTGCGGCACCGCGGTCGTGGCGACGACGGGCGGCGCGCTGCCCGAGGTCGTCGGCGAGCACGGCGTGAGCGGCATGCTCGTGCCGACCGCCGACCCGTCGGCCCTCGCGAACCAGATCGTCGACGTGCTGGAGCACCCGGAGCTGCGCGAGCGCATCGGCGAGGGCGGCCGGCGCCGCGTGCTCGACCGCTTCACCTGGCGCAAGACCGCCGAGGGCACGCAGGAGCACTACTGGCTCGAGCTCGAAGCGCACGCGCGCCGGCGACACGACGCCGAGGTCGCCGACGCCCGCCCCACCACGATCCGTCCCGACGACGACCGAGCATGCTGA
- a CDS encoding NifU family protein, translated as MEPAVLEAIDAIRPALQSDGGDIVFRELDDDGVVHVTLVGACGTCPVSTMTLKAGVERIIMDRVPGITEVTTDE; from the coding sequence ATGGAACCCGCGGTGCTCGAGGCGATCGACGCCATCCGGCCCGCGCTCCAGTCCGACGGGGGCGACATCGTGTTCCGTGAGCTCGACGACGACGGCGTCGTCCACGTGACGCTCGTCGGCGCGTGCGGCACCTGCCCGGTGTCGACGATGACCCTGAAGGCCGGGGTCGAGCGGATCATCATGGACCGCGTCCCCGGCATCACCGAGGTCACCACCGACGAGTAG
- a CDS encoding DUF1501 domain-containing protein, translated as MRVEPLETDLIDLDDLLPARVRARRIVELAPDDRPAEAPDRRIEADQVAAAVGDVLASEPRGVSRRGFLQGVGAASTVALAGGYLMKVAAPERADALGAAGGNPVLSPSSLGGFAPNRTLVVLELSGGNDSLSMVVPYTNNVYRSVRGDVAIKPSPTTTLDSAIGLHPALTRIAGHYKAGRCAIVHGVGYPNPDLSHFDSLATWWSGRPNTLGNSGWLGRVLDGTTGTTNPLTGVTIGIASQAMMGDAAYSTTIADSAGLDPDFPWPLSRDMAGFLSAWRGMAAGARATGSAHGAVLDGIQSTVDVRSQLDGALQGARAHAGSAYPLVDQMVTAAHLIASGVAPKVIYVNNFGTFDTHTQLVSRLAPLYAELDQAVDAFLTTLSALGASDRAMLMTASEFGRRVHDDGGGADHGTVASHLVFGTGIAGGRRYGTMDPLTALDSNGNELFDPSRCVDYRAYFANGLTDWLGVDADPVFQNADYPFAAKSLGMVKVRAS; from the coding sequence GTGCGTGTCGAACCCCTCGAAACCGACCTCATCGACCTCGACGACCTCCTGCCCGCGCGCGTGCGCGCGCGGCGCATCGTCGAGCTCGCGCCCGACGACCGGCCCGCAGAGGCTCCCGACCGGCGCATCGAGGCCGACCAGGTCGCGGCCGCGGTGGGCGACGTGCTCGCGAGCGAACCGCGCGGCGTGAGCCGGCGCGGTTTCCTGCAGGGTGTCGGCGCGGCATCGACGGTCGCACTCGCGGGTGGCTACCTCATGAAGGTCGCGGCGCCCGAGCGCGCCGACGCGCTCGGCGCGGCCGGTGGCAATCCCGTGCTCTCGCCGAGCTCGCTCGGCGGGTTCGCGCCGAACCGCACGCTCGTGGTCCTCGAGCTGTCGGGCGGCAACGACTCGTTGAGCATGGTCGTGCCGTACACGAACAACGTGTACCGCTCGGTGCGCGGCGACGTCGCGATCAAGCCGAGCCCGACGACGACGCTCGACTCGGCGATCGGCCTGCACCCCGCGCTCACGCGCATCGCGGGCCACTACAAGGCGGGCCGCTGCGCGATCGTGCACGGTGTCGGCTACCCGAACCCCGACCTGTCGCATTTCGACTCGCTCGCGACGTGGTGGTCGGGGCGGCCGAACACGCTCGGGAACTCGGGCTGGCTCGGCCGCGTGCTCGACGGCACGACCGGCACGACGAACCCGCTGACGGGCGTCACCATCGGTATCGCGAGCCAGGCGATGATGGGCGACGCCGCGTACTCGACGACGATCGCCGACTCCGCCGGTCTCGACCCCGACTTCCCGTGGCCCCTCTCGCGCGACATGGCCGGCTTCCTCAGTGCGTGGCGCGGCATGGCCGCGGGCGCGCGTGCGACGGGTTCCGCGCACGGTGCGGTCCTCGACGGCATCCAGTCGACCGTCGACGTACGCAGCCAGCTCGACGGCGCGCTGCAGGGCGCGCGTGCACACGCGGGGAGCGCGTACCCACTCGTCGACCAGATGGTGACGGCCGCGCACCTCATCGCGTCGGGCGTCGCACCGAAGGTCATCTACGTGAACAACTTCGGCACGTTCGACACGCACACACAGCTCGTGTCGCGGCTCGCGCCGCTCTACGCGGAGCTCGACCAGGCCGTCGACGCGTTCCTCACGACGTTGTCGGCGCTCGGTGCGTCCGACCGGGCGATGCTCATGACCGCGTCGGAGTTCGGTCGCCGCGTGCACGACGACGGCGGTGGCGCCGACCACGGCACGGTCGCGTCGCATCTCGTGTTCGGCACCGGCATCGCGGGCGGTCGTCGTTACGGGACGATGGATCCGCTCACGGCACTCGACTCGAACGGCAACGAGCTCTTCGACCCGTCGCGCTGTGTCGACTACCGCGCGTACTTCGCGAACGGCCTCACCGACTGGCTCGGCGTCGATGCCGACCCGGTCTTCCAGAACGCCGACTACCCGTTCGCCGCGAAGTCGCTCGGCATGGTGAAGGTGCGCGCGAGCTGA
- the murA gene encoding UDP-N-acetylglucosamine 1-carboxyvinyltransferase, with product MTRFLVRPGHRIEGSVHIPGATKNSGTKQMAAALLAPGVTRISNIPPVADLDVMIELLGVLGAQAEWAGKDTLTIDATYDLEPEAPYEIVSRMRASINVLGPLLARAGEARVAMPGGDNIGSRKINMHLGGFELLGADIDVVHGYIEARAPSGLTGGRIVLEFPSVGATENLLTAAVRAKGTSVIENAAREPEITDLCAFLNRMGAQITGAGSSTLEIEGVDELHAVDSELMGDRIEAGTLIMACGIAGGEVELTGVRPEHLELVTLKLGEMGMRVSPTPDGLWAHARRRLTAVDVATLPFPGFATDFMPMVVALMAVADGTAIVTENVYDGRFQFVDELARMGADVRNEGRHAVVRGVERLSGAPVQASDVRAGAALTLAGLAAEGDTIVYNCEHVDRGYPDLPAQLRALGADVSRLK from the coding sequence ATGACGCGCTTCCTCGTGCGTCCCGGGCACCGGATCGAGGGATCGGTGCACATCCCCGGGGCGACGAAGAACTCGGGCACGAAACAGATGGCCGCGGCATTGCTCGCGCCCGGTGTCACCCGCATCTCGAACATCCCGCCGGTCGCCGACCTCGACGTGATGATCGAGCTGCTCGGCGTGCTCGGCGCGCAGGCGGAATGGGCCGGCAAGGACACGCTCACGATCGACGCGACCTACGACCTCGAGCCGGAAGCGCCGTACGAGATCGTGTCGCGCATGCGCGCGTCGATCAACGTGCTCGGTCCGCTGCTCGCGCGCGCCGGTGAAGCGCGCGTCGCGATGCCGGGCGGCGACAACATCGGCAGTCGCAAGATCAACATGCACCTCGGCGGTTTCGAGCTGCTCGGCGCCGACATCGACGTCGTGCACGGCTACATCGAGGCGCGTGCGCCGTCGGGTCTGACCGGTGGTCGCATCGTGCTCGAGTTCCCGAGCGTCGGCGCGACCGAGAACCTGCTCACCGCGGCCGTGCGCGCGAAGGGCACGAGCGTGATCGAGAACGCGGCGCGCGAGCCCGAGATCACCGACCTGTGCGCGTTCCTCAACCGCATGGGCGCGCAGATCACCGGCGCCGGATCGTCGACGCTCGAGATCGAAGGCGTCGACGAGCTGCACGCGGTCGACAGCGAGCTCATGGGCGACCGCATCGAGGCCGGCACGCTCATCATGGCCTGCGGCATCGCGGGCGGTGAGGTGGAGCTCACCGGTGTGCGCCCCGAGCACCTCGAGCTGGTGACGCTGAAGCTCGGCGAGATGGGCATGCGCGTGTCGCCGACACCCGATGGCCTGTGGGCGCACGCGCGCCGTCGTCTCACCGCGGTCGACGTCGCGACGTTGCCGTTCCCCGGCTTCGCGACCGACTTCATGCCGATGGTCGTCGCGCTCATGGCGGTCGCCGACGGCACCGCGATCGTCACCGAGAACGTGTACGACGGTCGCTTCCAATTCGTCGACGAGCTCGCGCGCATGGGTGCCGACGTCCGCAACGAAGGCCGGCACGCGGTCGTGCGCGGCGTCGAGCGACTGTCGGGTGCGCCGGTGCAGGCGTCGGACGTGCGGGCCGGCGCCGCGCTCACGCTCGCGGGCCTCGCCGCCGAGGGCGACACGATCGTCTACAACTGTGAGCACGTCGACCGTGGCTACCCGGATCTGCCGGCCCAGCTGCGGGCGCTGGGTGCCGACGTGTCCCGCCTCAAGTGA